One part of the Rutidosis leptorrhynchoides isolate AG116_Rl617_1_P2 chromosome 1, CSIRO_AGI_Rlap_v1, whole genome shotgun sequence genome encodes these proteins:
- the LOC139841267 gene encoding azadirone synthase LFS-like: MADCKKVSNLNTIDLSSPDITSSVSSLKQACMDSGFFYITNHGISEDFMDQVFNESKKFFDLPLEQKMKLLRNEKHRGYTPVLDETLDPQHQLHGDHKEGFYMGIELPEDDPDSQREFYGPNLWPGSDILPGWRQTMEKYHRQALKVVKKTARLIALALDVDANFFDQPEMLGKPIATLRLLHYGPQVSDPVKGIYGAGAHTDYGLITLLATDGVPGLQICKDKDATPRVWEYVEPLKGAFVVNLGDMLERWSNGIFRSMLHRVLGNGQERYSIPFFVEPSHDCVVECLPTCQSKLNPSKFPPIRCEKYLLQRYQDTHADLSTYKP; encoded by the exons ATGGCGGATTGCAAAAAAGTTTCAAACTTGAATACTATTGATCTCTCATCCCCTGATATCACTTCCTCTGTTTCCTCACTCAAACAG GCATGCATGGATTCTGGTTTCTTCTATATAACCAATCATGGTATCAGTGAAGATTTTATGGATCAAGTTTTCAATGAAAGCAAGAAGTTTTTTGATCTTCCATTAGAGCAAAAAATGAAGCTTCTTAGAAACGAAAAACATCGAGGCTATACACCTGTCCTTGATGAAACTCTTGATCCTCAACATCAACTCCATG GTGATCACAAAGAAGGATTCTATATGGGTATTGAATTGCCTGAAGATGATCCTGATTCTCAAAGGGAATTTTACGGGCCAAATTTATGGCCGGGCTCAG ATATCTTACCTGGATGGAGACAAACCATGGAAAAATATCATCGACAAGCACT GAAAGTAGTTAAAAAAACCGCAAGGCTTATAGCTCTTGCACTTGATGTAGATGCCAATTTTTTTGACCAACCAGAGATGCTTGGCAAGCCTATTGCAACGTTACGCTTGCTTCATTATGGAC CTCAAGTATCTGACCCTGTAAAGGGAATATATGGAGCTGGTGCACACACTGATTATGGTTTGATTACTCTTTTGGCTACTGATGGTGTTCCTGGTCTACAA atatgcAAGGACAAAGATGCGACACCTCGGGTGTGGGAATATGTTGAACCGTTAAAAGG AGCATTTGTGGTCAATCTTGGTGATATGCTAGAACGATGGAGCAATGGTATTTTCAG GTCAATGTTGCATCGAGTGTTGGGCAATGGCCAAGAGCGATATTCT ATTCCATTTTTTGTAGAGCCTAGTCATGATTGTGTGGTTGAGTGCTTACCTACTTGCCAATCAAAACTAAACCCGTCCAA GTTTCCTCCTATCAGATGCGAGAAGTATCTTCTTCAACGATATCAAGACACCCATGCTGATCTTAGTACATACAAACCCTGA
- the LOC139840642 gene encoding NADP-dependent malic enzyme-like, which yields MIKAVEALANQVTQEHYDKGMIYPPLTNIRKISANIAASVAAKAYELGLATRLPRPADLVKYAESCMCTPNYRSYR from the exons ATGATTAAGGCTG TGGAAGCATTGGCTAATCAAGTAACACAAGAGCACTACGATAAAGGGATGATTTATCCTCCACTCACTAACATTAGAAAGATTTCAGCTAATATTGCTGCAAGTGTTGCTGCtaaagcttatgaacttg GTTTGGCAACACGTCTACCACGCCCCGCAGATCTAGTGAAATATGCTGAGAGCTGTATGTGCACTCCCAACTACCGAAGCTACAGATAA
- the LOC139839855 gene encoding azadirone synthase LFS-like: protein MVDCKEVSNLNTIDLSSPDITSSVYSLKQACMDSGFFYITNHGISEDFMDQVFNESKKFFDLPLEQKMKLLRNEKHRGYTPVFDETLDPQHQLHGDYKEGFYMGIELPEDDPEAQREFYGPNLWPDSDILPLWRPTMEKYHQQALEVVRKIARLIALALDVDANFFNQPDILGKPIATLRLLHYGAQVSDPVKGIYGAGAHSDFGFITLLATDGVPGLQICKNKDGTPRVWEYVEPLKGAFVVNIADMLERWSNGIFRSTLHRVLGNGQERYSIPYFVEPSHDCVVECLPTCQSKLNPPKFPPIRCDKYLLQRYQDTHADLSTYKP, encoded by the exons ATGGTGGATTGCAAAGAAGTTTCAAACTTGAATACTATTGATCTCTCATCCCCTGATATCACTTCCTCTGTTTACTCACTCAAACAG GCATGCATGGATTCTGGTTTCTTTTATATAACCAATCATGGTATCAGTGAAGATTTTATGGATCAAGTTTTTAATGAAAGCAAGAAGTTTTTTGATCTTCCATTAGAGCAAAAAATGAAGCTTCTTAGAAATGAAAAACATCGAGGCTATACACCTGTTTTTGATGAAACTCTTGATCCTCAACATCAACTCCATG GTGATTACAAGGAAGGATTTTATATGGGTATTGAATTGCCTGAAGATGATCCTGAAGCTCAAAGGGAATTTTATGGGCCAAATTTATGGCCCGACTCAG ATATCTTACCTCTATGGAGGCCAACTATGGAAAAATATCATCAACAAGCTCT gGAGGTAGTTAGAAAAATTGCAAGGCTTATAGCTCTTGCACTTGATGTAGATGCCAACTTTTTTAACCAACCAGATATACTCGGCAAGCCTATTGCAACCTTACGCTTGCTGCATTACGGTG CTCAAGTATCTGACCCTGTAAAGGGAATATATGGAGCTGGTGCACACTCTGATTTTGGTTTCATTACTCTCTTGGCTACAGATGGTGTCCCTGGGCTACAA ATATGCAAGAATAAAGATGGGACACCTCGGGTCTGGGAATATGTTGAACCGTTAAAAGG AGCGTTTGTGGTCAATATTGCTGATATGCTCGAACGATGGAGCAATGGTATTTTCAG GTCAACGTTACACCGAGTGTTGGGCAATGGCCAAGAGAGATATTCT ATTCCATACTTTGTAGAGCCTAGTCATGATTGTGTGGTTGAGTGCTTGCCTACCTGCCAATCAAAACTAAACCCTCCCAA gTTTCCTCCTATCAGATGTGACAAGTATCTTCTTCAACGATACCAAGACACCCATGCTGATCTTAGTACATACAAACCCTGA
- the LOC139883206 gene encoding NADP-dependent malic enzyme-like: MESTSKHDESFVDPNSTVGGGVEDVYGEDRATEDQLVTPWTVSVASGYTLLRDPHHNKGLAFTERERDAHYLRGLLPPAIATQELQEKKLMQNIRSYEVPLHKYMAMMELEERNERLFYKLLIDNVEELLPVVYTPTVGEACQKYGSIFKRPQGLYISLKEKGKVLEVLKNWPERSIQVIVVTDGERILGLGDLGCQGMGIPVGKLALYTALGGVRPSACLPVTIDVGTNNQKLLDDEFYIGLKQKRATGKEYYELLEEFMSAVKQNYGEKVLVQFEDFANHNAFELLSKYRNSHLVFNDDIQGTASVVLAGLVASLKLLGGSLADHTFMFLGAGEAGTGIAELIALEISTKTNIPIEETRKKIWLVDSKGLIVSSRKGSLQHFKQPWAHEHDPLSTLLDAVKAIKPTVLIGTSGVGQTFTKDVVQTMAANNKTPLIMALSNPTSQAECTAEQAYTWTEGRAIFSSGSPFDPYEYNGKLFIPGQANNAYIFPGLGFGLVIAGAIRVHDEMLLAASEALANQVTQEHYDKGMIYPPLTNIRKISANIAASVAAKAYDLGLATHLPRPADLVKYAESCMYTPNYRSYR; the protein is encoded by the exons TGGATACACTTTGCTGAGGGATCCACATCATAACAAGGGACTTGCATTTACTGAGAGGGAAAGAGATGCTCATTACTTGCGTGGTTTGTTGCCACCGGCTATTGCCACACAAGAGCTTCAG GAGAAGAAATTGATGCAAAATATTAGAAGTTATGAAGTTCCGTTGCACAAGTATATGGCTATGATGGAACTAGAG GAGCGAAACGAGAGGTTGTTCTACAAGCTTCTTATTGATAATGTGGAAGAACTTTTACCTGTTGTATACACTCCTACAGTTGGAGAGGCCTGCCAGAAATATGGAAGTATTTTTAAGCGTCCTCAGGGTCTTTACATTAGTTTGAAAGAGAA GGGAAAGGTTCTTGAGGTACTAAAGAACTGGCCCGAGAGGAGTATTCAAGTTATCGTGGTGACAGATGGCGAGCGTATTTTGGGACTAGGAGATCTTGGATGTCAG GGCATGGGTATTCCGGTTGGGAAACTTGCTTTATATACCGCACTTGGAGGAGTTAGGCCTTCTGCG TGCTTACCTGTAACCATTGATGTGGGGACAAACAACCAGAAGCTACTGGATGATGAGTTCTATATTGGCCTCAAACAAAAGAGGGCCACTGGGAAG GAATATTATGAGTTACTAGAAGAGTTCATGTCTGCAGTCAAGCAGAACTATGGTGAGAAAGTCCTTGTGCAGTTTGAAGATTTCGCAAATCACAATGCGTTTGAGCTGTTATCCAAATATAGAAACTCTCATTTGGTATTTAATGATGATATCCAG GGGACTGCATCTGTGGTTCTTGCAGGACTTGTTGCATCACTGAAATTACTTGGTGGTAGCTTGGCTGATCACACCTTCATGTTCCTTGGTGCTGGAGAA GCGGGAACTGGCATAGCAGAGCTTATAGCCCTTGAGATATCAACAAAG ACGAATATTCCTATCGAAGAAACTCGCAAAAAGATTTGGCTTGTGGACTCTAAG GGGTTAATTGTTAGCTCTCGTAAGGGATCCCTTCAGCACTTCAAGCAACCATGGGCTCATGAACATGACCCCCTTTCAACTCTTTTAGATGCCGTCAAG GCCATCAAACCAACTGTCCTCATCGGAACATCTGGGGTTGGACAGACATTTACAAAGGACGTGGTTCAAACTATGGCAGCCAACAACaag ACACCACTTATTATGGCTCTTTCCAATCCAACATCACAAGCTGAGTGCACTGCTGAACAAGCTTACACTTGGACTGAG GGCCGTGCCATATTTTCCAGTGGCAGTCCTTTTGATCCTTATGAATACAATGGCAAACTCTTCATTCCTGGCCAG GCAAATAATGCTTACATCTTCCCTGGACTTGGTTTTGGATTGGTCATTGCTGGTGCAATCCGTGTACATGATGAGATGCTTTTGGCAGCAT CGGAAGCATTGGCTAATCAAGTAACACAAGAGCACTACGATAAAGGGATGATTTATCCTCCACTCACTAACATTAGAAAGATTTCGGCTAATATTGCTGCAAGTGTTGCTGCTAAAGCATATGATCTTG GTTTGGCAACACATCTACCCCGCCCCGCAGATCTAGTGAAATATGCTGAGAGCTGTATGTATACTCCCAACTACCGAAGTTACAGATGA